One window of the Staphylococcus equorum genome contains the following:
- the mdh gene encoding malate dehydrogenase, with product MTKQKVSIIGAGNTGATLAFIVAQQELADVVLIDRPESEGLVKGKALDILESSPIYGFDVNVTGTIDYADSANSDVVVITAGVARKPGMSRDDLVQVNEAVMHDVTKEIVKYSPNCKIIVLTNPVDAMTYSVLQASGFPKERVIGQSGVLDTARYQTFIAEALNVSVKDIRGLVLGGHGDTMLPLITSTNVNAVPLNKLLNNTQITQIVERTRKGGAEIVELLGSGSAYYAPASAVYSMVEAILKDQKRLLPSIALLEGEYSFSDICLGVPTILGSKGIERIVELQLSEDEQAQLQVSANAVTEVKKSLKQ from the coding sequence ATGACAAAGCAAAAAGTTTCGATAATAGGTGCTGGAAATACTGGCGCAACATTAGCTTTTATTGTGGCCCAACAAGAACTCGCAGATGTCGTACTCATTGACCGTCCAGAGAGTGAAGGCCTTGTGAAAGGAAAAGCACTAGATATATTAGAAAGTAGTCCGATATATGGTTTCGATGTTAATGTAACAGGTACTATTGATTATGCTGATTCAGCGAACTCTGATGTAGTTGTCATCACTGCTGGTGTGGCACGCAAACCTGGTATGAGTCGTGACGATTTAGTTCAAGTCAACGAAGCTGTGATGCACGATGTAACGAAAGAAATTGTAAAATATTCACCTAATTGCAAAATAATCGTACTTACAAATCCTGTAGATGCCATGACTTATTCTGTATTACAAGCCTCTGGTTTTCCAAAGGAACGTGTAATCGGACAATCGGGTGTCTTAGATACAGCTAGATACCAAACATTTATTGCAGAAGCACTTAATGTATCGGTTAAAGATATCAGAGGATTAGTGTTAGGCGGCCATGGCGATACGATGTTACCTTTAATAACATCAACAAATGTAAACGCCGTGCCTCTGAATAAACTTCTGAACAATACGCAAATTACACAGATTGTAGAGCGTACGCGAAAAGGAGGCGCAGAAATCGTAGAATTACTTGGAAGTGGTTCAGCGTATTATGCACCTGCATCAGCGGTCTACAGTATGGTTGAAGCAATTTTAAAAGATCAGAAGCGTTTATTACCAAGCATTGCATTATTAGAGGGAGAATACAGTTTCTCTGATATATGTTTAGGCGTACCAACAATTTTAGGATCTAAAGGTATAGAGCGTATCGTAGAATTACAATTATCTGAAGACGAACAGGCACAATTACAAGTTTCTGCAAACGCAGTTACAGAAGTAAAAAAATCACTCAAACAATAA
- a CDS encoding DedA family protein has product MEQWITQFMEQYGYWGIGLLIFLENIFPPIPSEIILTFGGFMTTQSGLGYTGVLVTSTIGSVVGAIVLYGIGAWIGERNLYRIVDKYGKILRLKTKDLDKTIQWFEKYGYWTVFFCRFVPLLRSLISIPAGLTRMNIPLFILFTTVGTIIWNAVLIYLGQAVGGNWHTIVYYMDIYSRIIYIILAILIIFVIWKWFKRQRTQK; this is encoded by the coding sequence ATGGAACAGTGGATTACACAATTTATGGAACAATATGGATATTGGGGCATAGGCCTACTTATCTTTTTAGAAAATATATTTCCACCAATTCCATCTGAAATCATTTTAACGTTCGGTGGTTTTATGACTACCCAATCTGGATTAGGCTATACTGGTGTTCTAGTTACCTCAACAATTGGTTCTGTAGTCGGAGCGATTGTGTTATATGGTATAGGCGCTTGGATTGGTGAACGTAATCTCTACCGTATTGTAGATAAATATGGAAAGATTTTACGTTTGAAGACGAAAGATTTAGATAAGACAATTCAATGGTTTGAAAAATATGGTTATTGGACAGTCTTTTTCTGTCGCTTTGTTCCTTTATTGAGAAGTTTAATTTCAATACCAGCTGGTTTAACACGTATGAATATCCCCTTATTCATACTATTTACTACAGTAGGTACTATCATTTGGAACGCAGTGTTAATTTATTTAGGCCAAGCCGTAGGTGGTAATTGGCACACGATTGTTTATTATATGGATATATATTCTCGTATTATTTATATTATTTTAGCTATTTTAATTATTTTTGTCATTTGGAAATGGTTCAAACGACAAAGAACGCAAAAATAA
- a CDS encoding aldo/keto reductase — protein MDKVKINQHVSFSKVIQGFWRAKDWQWTPQQLNRYLNELVERGITTMDHADIYGGYSCEGIFGEALKLSPQLREQMEIVTKCGIVLPSERIHEADGHRYDHSKHHIQKSVDRSLQELQVDYLDSLLIHRPSPLMDPQEVTEAITALVNEGKVKSFGVSNFNKSEYDLLSKHLVSDKLHITLNQLEISPYTIDVLENGLMNHMYKDNVKMMSWSPMAGGKLFDLEDEKSVRIMAVISPLAQKYHTSVNGIVMAWLNKHPATIMPVLGTHKIERIDEAIKGLEVTITDQEWFDIYTASLGHDIP, from the coding sequence ATGGATAAAGTAAAGATTAATCAACATGTTTCATTTTCAAAAGTAATACAAGGATTCTGGAGAGCAAAAGATTGGCAGTGGACACCACAACAATTAAATCGTTACCTTAATGAATTAGTAGAACGAGGTATTACTACTATGGATCATGCTGATATATATGGTGGGTACTCATGTGAAGGTATATTTGGAGAGGCATTGAAATTATCTCCTCAATTACGTGAACAAATGGAGATTGTTACTAAATGTGGTATTGTGCTGCCATCAGAACGTATACATGAAGCAGACGGTCACCGTTATGATCATAGTAAGCATCATATTCAAAAGTCTGTAGATCGTTCTCTACAAGAGTTGCAAGTAGATTATCTGGATTCACTACTTATTCATAGACCATCACCTTTGATGGATCCACAAGAAGTGACTGAAGCAATCACTGCTTTAGTTAACGAGGGGAAAGTGAAATCATTTGGAGTTTCTAATTTTAATAAATCAGAATATGATTTATTGAGCAAACATCTTGTTTCTGATAAGTTGCATATTACATTAAACCAATTAGAAATTTCGCCATATACTATAGATGTACTTGAAAATGGCCTAATGAATCATATGTATAAAGATAATGTTAAAATGATGTCATGGAGTCCTATGGCAGGCGGTAAATTATTCGATTTAGAAGATGAAAAATCTGTTCGAATTATGGCCGTGATTTCCCCCCTAGCACAAAAATATCATACTAGTGTGAATGGCATTGTAATGGCATGGTTAAATAAACATCCAGCAACAATAATGCCTGTATTAGGCACTCATAAAATAGAACGTATTGACGAAGCAATAAAAGGTTTAGAAGTTACAATTACAGATCAAGAATGGTTTGATATTTATACAGCGTCCCTAGGCCACGATATCCCTTAA
- a CDS encoding CobW family GTP-binding protein: MKKIKNPKTSITIITGFLGSGKTTFLSNYVKYLLSNDENPSIIVNEYGNLDVDSRAISDDIEVASILNGCVCCDLQQDLIKQLKHFLNKSAMHHIIIEATGIAHPIEIIAACQDPEIVASVNPPVVIGLVDAPRFLTRAQYTHSTTQLMEEQLYASHTVVVNKMDLIDEKEKERINEIFEINPYAPTFYTSYANLDMKQLISVTQNKGQNIEQHTYHHGINSMQYQFSGPIDRQLFYQFILRLPDNVLRLKGYVKFRDMPNDTYEFQYAFGLPDYQVIDASMPLTIVLIGEQIDVNRIRNQLDMLQFT, encoded by the coding sequence ATGAAAAAAATTAAAAATCCAAAAACGTCAATTACAATCATAACAGGTTTTTTAGGTAGTGGAAAAACTACATTTCTCAGTAATTATGTAAAATATTTACTAAGTAATGATGAAAACCCGAGTATCATCGTAAATGAATACGGTAACTTAGATGTAGATAGCCGTGCAATCAGCGATGATATTGAGGTTGCGTCAATATTAAATGGTTGCGTATGTTGTGACTTGCAACAAGATTTAATAAAACAATTAAAACATTTTCTAAACAAAAGTGCAATGCACCATATTATTATTGAAGCGACAGGTATAGCACACCCAATCGAAATAATTGCGGCATGTCAAGATCCTGAAATCGTCGCAAGCGTTAATCCACCAGTGGTTATTGGCTTAGTCGACGCTCCAAGATTTTTAACCAGAGCCCAATATACTCATAGTACAACACAATTGATGGAAGAACAATTATATGCAAGTCATACAGTTGTAGTCAATAAAATGGATTTAATTGATGAAAAAGAGAAAGAACGTATAAATGAAATTTTTGAAATTAATCCATATGCACCGACATTTTATACGAGTTATGCAAATTTAGATATGAAGCAATTAATTTCAGTAACGCAAAATAAAGGACAAAATATAGAACAACATACATATCATCATGGGATAAATAGTATGCAATATCAGTTTTCTGGACCAATAGATAGGCAACTATTCTATCAATTTATTTTACGCTTGCCAGATAATGTTTTAAGATTAAAGGGATACGTAAAGTTTCGTGATATGCCAAATGATACATATGAATTTCAATATGCGTTTGGTTTGCCAGACTATCAAGTTATTGATGCATCCATGCCTTTAACCATTGTGCTTATAGGTGAACAAATAGATGTTAATCGCATACGCAATCAATTAGACATGCTACAATTCACTTAA
- a CDS encoding MarR family winged helix-turn-helix transcriptional regulator: MSEPLNLKEQLCFSLYNAQRQVNRYYSNNVFKKYKLTYPQFLVLTILWAESPVNVKKVVTELALDTGTVSPLLKRMEQVDLIKRERSEIDQREVFIHLTDKSEAIRPELDTACQDVAVASSLSSDESKELNRLLSKVITAFTEEKAK; encoded by the coding sequence ATGTCTGAACCACTTAATTTAAAAGAACAACTTTGTTTCAGTTTGTATAATGCTCAAAGACAAGTAAATCGCTATTATTCAAATAATGTCTTTAAGAAATACAAATTGACTTATCCACAGTTTTTAGTTTTAACAATCTTATGGGCTGAGTCACCTGTCAATGTTAAGAAAGTCGTTACTGAATTGGCACTTGATACAGGTACTGTATCTCCATTACTTAAAAGAATGGAACAAGTTGACCTAATCAAACGCGAGCGTTCTGAAATCGATCAACGTGAAGTATTCATTCATTTAACTGATAAGAGCGAAGCAATTCGCCCTGAATTAGATACAGCTTGTCAAGACGTTGCAGTAGCATCTTCATTAAGCTCAGATGAATCTAAAGAACTAAATCGATTACTTTCAAAAGTAATCACTGCCTTCACAGAAGAAAAAGCAAAATAA
- the cydC gene encoding thiol reductant ABC exporter subunit CydC, translating to MKPHIQFKIDRDLILSIIVGVIGSLVALSMFFLSGYMVTQSALGAPLFALMVLIASVKLFGFIRAIARYIERLLSHRATFTMLRNVRVQFFKHLIPVVPDVYRKFNSSDLIARMIGRVEALQNIYLRVYYPPVVIGVTAIISTIVMIYFSYVHAIIICISMIATLVVIPWLSAKRARILKRQVNKVQGDFLNQFYDYKEGYEELDRFGRTEFYKKQVLHQLDDYEAAQAKEQRFLSLYEYSLNIVSMIALFFTLYLGVVQVQNQELDVVYLTSIVLMMLTLFEQAIPMSNVAYFKADTDEAFHDIDEVIAHPMKQGVEAMHLEVLPTEPLYKVRDLNFKYWNQSSYVLQDIQLSIDKGEHVAIIGPSGSGKSSLLQLMLGLYQSDKGEILLNHQDITNIVDEEKYSQINALLQTQQLFDGTVRENLFTDKDDVELRNVLANLGLDHIDLDRYITISGNTLSGGEIQRLGIARLLLRDVPIWIMDEPTTALDIYHTDSVMDIIHTKAQTLIVATHDLRLLPYFDKIVVMSEGEIVESGSYQSLITERGYLYQMVEMNVS from the coding sequence ATGAAGCCACATATTCAATTTAAAATAGATAGAGATTTGATACTTTCGATTATTGTGGGAGTTATAGGAAGTTTAGTAGCACTTAGCATGTTCTTTTTAAGTGGTTATATGGTAACGCAAAGTGCACTTGGCGCCCCGTTATTTGCATTGATGGTTCTGATAGCTTCAGTAAAATTATTTGGATTTATAAGAGCAATTGCCAGATATATTGAAAGGTTGTTATCACATAGAGCGACTTTTACAATGCTTAGAAACGTTAGGGTTCAATTTTTCAAACATTTAATTCCGGTCGTTCCCGACGTATATCGAAAATTTAATTCTAGTGATTTAATCGCACGAATGATTGGCAGAGTTGAAGCTCTGCAAAATATATACTTGCGTGTTTATTATCCACCTGTAGTAATAGGTGTTACAGCAATCATTTCTACAATCGTAATGATTTACTTCTCATATGTACATGCGATTATCATATGTATTAGTATGATTGCTACCTTAGTAGTTATACCGTGGTTAAGTGCTAAGCGTGCACGTATACTGAAAAGGCAAGTTAACAAAGTTCAAGGCGATTTTTTAAACCAATTTTATGATTATAAAGAAGGTTATGAAGAGTTGGATCGTTTTGGTCGAACAGAATTTTATAAAAAACAAGTGCTTCATCAACTGGATGACTATGAAGCAGCACAAGCAAAAGAGCAACGATTTTTATCACTATACGAATATAGCTTAAATATTGTTTCGATGATTGCACTATTTTTCACACTGTATTTAGGTGTAGTTCAAGTACAAAATCAAGAATTAGACGTTGTTTATTTAACAAGTATCGTATTAATGATGCTGACGCTTTTCGAACAAGCGATACCTATGAGTAATGTAGCTTACTTTAAAGCGGATACTGACGAAGCTTTCCATGATATTGATGAAGTGATTGCTCATCCTATGAAGCAGGGCGTGGAAGCAATGCATTTAGAAGTCTTACCTACCGAGCCATTGTATAAGGTTCGAGACCTCAACTTCAAGTATTGGAATCAATCAAGTTATGTATTACAAGATATCCAATTATCAATTGATAAAGGCGAGCATGTTGCTATTATTGGACCTTCAGGATCTGGTAAAAGTTCGTTATTGCAACTCATGTTAGGTTTGTATCAAAGTGATAAAGGTGAGATACTATTAAATCATCAAGATATTACAAATATTGTAGATGAAGAAAAATATAGTCAAATCAATGCCCTATTACAAACACAACAGTTATTTGACGGTACAGTGAGAGAAAATTTGTTTACTGACAAAGATGATGTTGAACTACGCAACGTTCTAGCTAATTTAGGTTTGGATCATATCGATTTAGATCGATACATTACCATATCTGGTAATACATTATCAGGCGGTGAAATACAGAGACTTGGTATTGCAAGATTATTATTAAGAGACGTACCGATTTGGATCATGGATGAGCCTACAACAGCACTCGACATATATCATACAGATAGTGTAATGGACATCATTCATACCAAAGCTCAAACCTTAATTGTTGCAACACATGATTTAAGGTTGCTACCGTATTTTGATAAAATTGTAGTTATGAGTGAAGGGGAAATCGTAGAAAGTGGAAGTTATCAGTCTCTAATTACAGAAAGAGGCTATTTATATCAAATGGTTGAAATGAATGTTTCTTAA
- a CDS encoding ABC transporter ATP-binding protein/permease, translating into MKRLTNLAFKYKIYPMFMFVISTLLAITVVVQNIAIAEILNAMLLETNQNLLILLLFTLFILIARATFNTINQMIGNRMSTKVKYDLRRQLIFKQSKEPIGVQMNTLTESIDGIVPFFNSYFPQVFKSMMIPLFIIVAMYFIHLNTALIMIVTAPFIPLFYIIFGLKTRDESKDKMTYLNQFSQQFLNKVKGLITLKLFNKTAQTEQELYEESTTFRDLTMRILKSAFLSGLMLEFISMLGIGLVALEAGLGLILFNSIDFKTAAIAIILAPEFYNSIKDLGQSFHTGKQSEGSSDVVFDLLDKQEKTLKPEIRTNGQQSALIKLENVSFKYDDAQQNALNNINLNISRGEQIALVGKSGAGKSTLAQVIVQRFDAQSGEVTYQNANLKLGFLSQMPYIFNASIRDNITMFQSMDENKILKVLDDVDLKEKVLSLKDGLDTWIGEGGEMLSGGQMRRVELSRVLMIQPDVLIFDEPATGLDVKTENIIQDIIAQQFVDTTVITIAHRENTIKNADRRIYIENGYLTSIDTQERRNNDKGGDVT; encoded by the coding sequence GTGAAAAGATTAACAAATTTAGCATTTAAATATAAAATATACCCAATGTTTATGTTTGTAATCAGTACATTATTAGCTATTACCGTAGTCGTTCAGAATATTGCTATTGCAGAAATTTTAAATGCAATGTTATTGGAAACGAACCAAAATTTGTTAATACTATTACTGTTTACATTATTTATTTTAATCGCACGCGCAACATTTAATACAATAAATCAAATGATCGGTAATCGCATGTCTACAAAAGTGAAATATGATTTGCGACGCCAACTTATATTCAAACAGTCAAAAGAGCCAATTGGCGTTCAAATGAATACTTTGACTGAAAGTATTGATGGTATTGTTCCATTTTTTAATAGTTATTTCCCACAAGTATTTAAATCAATGATGATTCCATTGTTTATCATTGTTGCTATGTATTTTATTCATTTAAATACGGCTTTAATTATGATAGTCACTGCACCATTTATTCCTCTTTTTTATATTATTTTTGGATTAAAAACACGTGATGAATCTAAAGATAAAATGACCTATTTAAACCAATTCAGTCAGCAATTTTTAAACAAAGTTAAAGGACTTATCACTTTAAAACTTTTTAATAAAACAGCTCAGACAGAACAAGAATTATATGAAGAAAGTACGACATTCAGAGATTTAACTATGCGTATTTTAAAAAGTGCTTTTCTATCCGGACTCATGCTTGAATTTATTAGTATGCTAGGGATTGGTCTTGTAGCTTTAGAAGCTGGATTAGGATTGATTTTATTCAATAGTATTGATTTTAAAACAGCTGCGATTGCAATCATATTAGCGCCTGAATTTTATAACTCTATTAAAGATTTAGGGCAATCGTTTCACACAGGAAAGCAAAGTGAAGGATCGAGCGATGTTGTGTTCGATTTATTAGATAAACAAGAAAAAACGCTGAAACCTGAGATTCGTACAAATGGACAACAATCTGCATTAATTAAATTGGAGAATGTTAGCTTTAAATATGATGATGCACAACAAAATGCTTTAAATAATATTAATTTGAATATTTCTAGAGGAGAGCAAATTGCGCTCGTCGGGAAAAGTGGTGCGGGTAAATCAACACTTGCACAGGTTATTGTACAACGTTTCGATGCCCAGTCAGGTGAAGTGACTTATCAAAATGCTAATTTGAAATTAGGTTTTTTAAGTCAGATGCCTTATATCTTTAATGCCTCTATACGCGATAATATTACTATGTTTCAATCGATGGATGAAAATAAAATATTAAAAGTATTAGATGATGTTGATTTAAAAGAAAAAGTACTATCTTTAAAGGATGGATTAGATACATGGATTGGAGAGGGCGGTGAGATGCTCTCAGGCGGTCAAATGAGACGTGTAGAACTATCTCGAGTACTAATGATTCAACCAGACGTACTTATCTTTGATGAGCCTGCTACTGGCTTAGATGTGAAAACAGAAAATATTATACAAGATATAATTGCACAACAATTTGTGGATACAACTGTTATTACGATTGCACATAGAGAAAATACTATTAAAAATGCTGATAGACGTATATATATTGAAAATGGCTATTTGACATCGATAGATACACAAGAGAGAAGAAACAATGATAAAGGTGGTGACGTAACATGA
- a CDS encoding undecaprenyl-diphosphate phosphatase, with product MLILELIKGLILGIVEGLTEFAPVSSTGHMILIDDMWLKSSEFLGSESAFTFKIVIQLGSVFAGAWVFRERYFEMLHIGKYKASSIDGVGQKPNRLNLLHIIVGMIPAGILGLLFDDVIQKYLFSVPTVMIGLFVGAIYMIIADIYSKKVANPQSVDQINYIQAFVIGLSQAVAMWPGFSRSGSTISTGVLMKMDHKSASDFTFIMAVPVMLAASGLSLVKNFEYIHLDHFGFYALGFIAAFVVGLIAIKTFLYLISKVKLIPFAIYRIVLVIIIAILYFGFGIGQGITGE from the coding sequence ATGTTAATACTTGAATTGATTAAAGGACTTATTCTAGGTATTGTTGAAGGCTTAACAGAGTTTGCACCTGTTTCTTCAACAGGTCATATGATCCTTATCGATGACATGTGGTTAAAATCAAGTGAATTTTTAGGATCAGAATCAGCCTTCACCTTTAAAATTGTAATACAACTTGGTTCTGTTTTTGCGGGTGCATGGGTATTCCGTGAACGTTATTTCGAAATGCTTCATATTGGTAAGTACAAAGCATCTTCTATCGATGGCGTTGGTCAAAAACCGAATCGCTTAAACTTACTACATATTATTGTCGGTATGATTCCTGCAGGTATTCTTGGGTTATTATTTGATGACGTTATTCAAAAATACTTATTCAGTGTTCCAACTGTAATGATTGGATTATTTGTTGGTGCTATATATATGATCATAGCTGATATTTATAGTAAAAAAGTTGCAAATCCACAATCAGTTGACCAAATCAATTATATCCAAGCATTTGTAATTGGGCTATCACAAGCAGTTGCAATGTGGCCTGGTTTCAGTAGATCTGGATCTACAATATCTACGGGTGTATTAATGAAGATGGATCACAAATCAGCATCAGACTTCACTTTCATTATGGCTGTACCTGTTATGTTAGCAGCTAGTGGCTTGTCACTCGTTAAAAACTTTGAATATATTCATTTAGACCACTTTGGTTTTTATGCATTAGGCTTTATCGCAGCGTTCGTTGTCGGTTTAATTGCAATTAAGACATTCCTGTACTTAATTAGTAAAGTTAAATTAATTCCTTTTGCTATATATAGAATTGTTTTAGTTATTATTATCGCTATCCTTTATTTCGGTTTCGGTATTGGACAAGGTATTACAGGCGAATAA
- a CDS encoding YaiI/YqxD family protein yields MTQVIIDGDACPVTNSVIELTEGTGIFVTVVRSFSHFSTVVQPDHVNIIYVDDGPDAVDFRIVKLVRPSDIVITQDYGLASLLLNKTKIVMHHKGYIYTQQNIDTLLEQRHASAQFRRSGGRTKGPSAFTEQDVAEFEAIFSSIIANQMSSKEE; encoded by the coding sequence ATGACACAAGTCATTATTGATGGAGATGCTTGTCCTGTAACCAATTCAGTAATTGAATTGACTGAGGGGACAGGCATTTTTGTTACCGTTGTTCGCAGCTTCAGTCATTTTTCTACAGTAGTACAACCAGACCACGTGAATATTATCTATGTAGACGATGGACCAGACGCTGTTGATTTTAGAATTGTAAAACTGGTACGCCCTAGTGACATTGTGATCACACAAGACTATGGCTTAGCTAGCTTACTTTTAAACAAGACGAAAATAGTTATGCATCATAAAGGTTACATCTATACGCAACAAAACATTGATACATTATTAGAGCAACGTCATGCGAGTGCTCAATTTAGAAGAAGTGGCGGACGTACAAAAGGTCCCTCAGCTTTTACTGAGCAAGATGTAGCTGAATTTGAAGCTATCTTTTCGTCTATCATTGCAAATCAGATGTCGAGCAAGGAGGAATAA
- a CDS encoding TIGR00730 family Rossman fold protein, giving the protein MKSIAVYCGASKGNDETYITEAYQLGKYMAEQGYELIFGAGSVGIMGAIQDGVLDHGGRAVGIMPNMLNEKEITSGKLSELILVDSMHERKNKMAELADAFVMAPGGAGSLEEFFEMYSWSQIGIHEKPIAVFNINGFFEPLQALLDHMIQEGFIDSKYKNLAPLCNTKESLFEAINNYKPLGIRTYD; this is encoded by the coding sequence ATGAAAAGCATTGCAGTGTATTGTGGTGCCAGTAAAGGAAACGATGAAACCTATATTACTGAAGCTTATCAGTTGGGTAAGTATATGGCTGAACAAGGTTATGAATTAATATTTGGGGCTGGTTCTGTAGGTATCATGGGCGCTATTCAAGACGGCGTATTAGATCATGGCGGTCGTGCTGTAGGCATCATGCCAAATATGTTAAATGAAAAAGAAATTACAAGTGGAAAATTAAGCGAGTTGATATTAGTAGATTCTATGCATGAAAGAAAAAATAAAATGGCTGAATTAGCTGATGCTTTTGTAATGGCTCCAGGTGGCGCAGGTTCATTAGAAGAATTTTTTGAAATGTATAGTTGGTCCCAAATTGGTATTCACGAAAAACCTATTGCCGTGTTCAATATCAATGGGTTTTTCGAGCCCTTACAAGCACTTTTAGATCACATGATTCAAGAAGGTTTCATAGATTCTAAATACAAAAACCTCGCTCCTTTGTGCAATACGAAAGAATCACTATTCGAAGCGATAAACAATTATAAACCACTTGGTATTAGAACTTATGATTAA
- a CDS encoding LysE/ArgO family amino acid transporter encodes MLQPLAHGFLLALGLILPLGAQNVFVFNQGANHKSIYKTLPVIITAGLCDTFLIVLAVLGVSVILLSFPMLQVSIYCIGLVFLIYMAWSLWKARPDKLKRYRPMTAKKQVGFAISVSLLNPHAIMDTIGVIGTSGAIYDGTDKVLFTISTVVISWVWFFFLAISGKMIGNIDKTGKYIMILNKVSAIIILIVAVMILKQLIMLLL; translated from the coding sequence ATGTTACAGCCATTAGCTCATGGGTTCTTACTCGCATTGGGATTAATCTTACCATTGGGTGCGCAAAATGTATTTGTATTTAATCAAGGTGCCAACCATAAGAGTATATATAAAACGTTACCCGTCATTATTACAGCAGGTCTGTGTGATACATTTCTTATTGTGTTAGCAGTATTAGGCGTGTCGGTTATTTTACTCTCATTTCCCATGCTGCAAGTTTCTATCTATTGTATAGGTTTAGTTTTTTTAATATATATGGCTTGGTCGTTATGGAAAGCAAGGCCAGATAAATTGAAGCGTTATCGACCAATGACAGCGAAGAAGCAAGTTGGTTTTGCGATTTCTGTATCGCTACTGAATCCACATGCAATTATGGATACAATTGGTGTCATTGGAACGAGTGGGGCGATATATGATGGTACGGATAAAGTCTTGTTTACTATTTCAACTGTAGTTATATCATGGGTTTGGTTTTTCTTTTTAGCAATTTCTGGAAAAATGATAGGCAACATTGATAAAACAGGAAAATACATTATGATATTAAATAAAGTATCTGCTATTATAATTTTAATTGTTGCGGTTATGATTCTAAAACAATTAATAATGCTTTTACTGTAG